One window of Mangrovibacterium diazotrophicum genomic DNA carries:
- the rpsF gene encoding 30S ribosomal protein S6, whose translation MKNQYETVFIATPVLSDVQIKEAVSKFKDIITENGGEIVNEEDWGLRKLAYPIQKKSTGFYHLFEFKAEPEMIEKLELQYRRDERIIRFLTFKQDKYAAEYAEKRRNKTKTEKEN comes from the coding sequence ATGAAAAACCAGTATGAAACCGTTTTCATTGCAACTCCCGTTTTATCTGACGTACAGATAAAGGAAGCGGTAAGTAAATTCAAAGACATCATCACCGAGAACGGTGGCGAAATTGTCAATGAAGAGGACTGGGGATTACGCAAATTAGCTTATCCCATTCAGAAAAAAAGCACTGGATTTTACCATTTATTCGAATTTAAGGCTGAGCCTGAAATGATCGAAAAATTGGAACTTCAGTACCGCCGCGACGAGCGTATTATTCGTTTCCTGACTTTCAAACAGGACAAATACGCTGCTGAGTATGCAGAGAAAAGAAGAAACAAAACTAAAACTGAAAAGGAGAACTAA
- the rpsR gene encoding 30S ribosomal protein S18, producing the protein MASNQGEIRYLTPPSVEIKKKKYCRFKKNKIKYVDYKDPEFLKKFLNEQGRILPRRITGTSLKYQRKVAKAVKRARHLALLPYLTDMLK; encoded by the coding sequence ATGGCAAGTAATCAAGGTGAAATCCGTTACCTGACCCCGCCGTCAGTAGAAATTAAAAAGAAAAAATACTGCCGTTTCAAAAAGAACAAAATCAAGTATGTGGATTACAAAGATCCTGAGTTCTTGAAAAAGTTCCTGAATGAGCAAGGTCGTATTCTTCCTCGCCGTATTACCGGTACTTCATTGAAGTATCAACGTAAAGTGGCTAAAGCAGTAAAACGTGCTCGTCACTTGGCCCTGCTGCCCTATTTGACTGATATGTTGAAATAA
- the rplI gene encoding 50S ribosomal protein L9: MEIILLQDINNLGSKDDIVKVKDGYGRNYLIPQKMAIVANASTKKVLAENIKQRAHKEAKLKEEALALAAQLEGKTVTIGAKTSSSGKIFGSVNTIQLAEAIAKLGFDIDRKQIRLAGDSVKEVGSYTAKIKLHREVLVDFNFEVVSE; encoded by the coding sequence ATGGAAATTATTTTATTACAAGATATTAATAATCTGGGGAGCAAAGACGATATCGTTAAAGTAAAAGATGGTTACGGACGTAACTACCTTATTCCTCAAAAAATGGCTATTGTAGCCAATGCATCAACCAAAAAAGTTTTGGCTGAAAACATCAAGCAACGTGCACACAAAGAAGCTAAATTGAAAGAAGAAGCTTTGGCACTGGCTGCTCAGTTGGAAGGCAAAACCGTAACTATTGGCGCTAAAACAAGCTCAAGCGGTAAAATCTTCGGTTCAGTGAACACCATTCAGTTGGCTGAAGCAATTGCAAAACTTGGCTTCGACATCGACCGCAAACAAATCCGTTTGGCAGGTGACAGCGTTAAAGAAGTTGGTTCATACACTGCAAAAATCAAATTGCACAGAGAAGTTCTGGTTGACTTCAACTTCGAAGTTGTTTCAGAATAA
- a CDS encoding Gfo/Idh/MocA family oxidoreductase, which yields MIQTIQTAIASFGMSGLVFHGPSLKANPGFQISKILERSKNLSAANCPEATIVRDFSEILDDQSIELVIVNTPDYLHYDMCKQALLAGKHVVVEKPFTQTVAQANELIALAKEKGLVLTVYQNRRWDGDFLTVKKLLEEQALGRLVEFESHFDRYRNFIQPDTWKEEGIDRVGVLYNLGSHMVDQVLNLFGMPKGVTAHLATLRTNGRVPDYYDIRLQYDVFAALLKSSYLVREPGPRYSLHGTLGSFQKWGIDPQEEALKAGKLPGGPDWGKEPQDLWGLLHTEKDGQVIREHTETIPGNYPMFYKNLYEAIVNGADLLVKPEESRDCLKVLEACLLSDREQRTILL from the coding sequence ATGATCCAAACAATACAAACAGCTATTGCTTCATTCGGGATGTCGGGCCTGGTATTTCACGGCCCTTCGCTGAAAGCGAATCCCGGTTTCCAGATTAGCAAAATCCTCGAACGTTCCAAAAACTTATCAGCAGCCAATTGTCCGGAGGCTACAATTGTTCGGGATTTCAGCGAGATTCTGGACGATCAGTCCATCGAACTTGTGATCGTGAATACCCCCGATTATTTGCATTACGACATGTGCAAACAAGCTCTTTTGGCTGGTAAGCATGTGGTTGTTGAAAAGCCATTCACCCAAACCGTGGCGCAGGCCAATGAGCTTATTGCGTTGGCAAAAGAGAAAGGCTTAGTACTCACGGTTTACCAAAACCGGCGCTGGGACGGCGATTTTCTGACCGTTAAAAAATTGTTGGAGGAACAAGCTTTGGGGCGTTTGGTTGAGTTTGAATCGCACTTCGATCGGTACCGAAATTTCATTCAACCCGATACTTGGAAAGAAGAAGGAATTGATCGGGTAGGCGTACTTTATAATTTGGGCTCACACATGGTCGACCAGGTGTTGAACTTGTTTGGAATGCCCAAAGGCGTGACCGCTCATCTGGCTACCTTGCGGACCAATGGCCGCGTGCCTGATTATTATGATATTCGCTTACAGTACGACGTTTTTGCTGCTTTACTAAAGAGCTCCTATTTAGTTCGGGAACCGGGGCCACGGTACTCGCTTCACGGAACATTGGGCTCGTTTCAAAAATGGGGGATTGATCCGCAGGAAGAAGCGCTGAAAGCCGGAAAATTGCCTGGAGGACCGGATTGGGGAAAAGAGCCCCAGGATCTCTGGGGATTATTGCACACAGAAAAAGACGGACAGGTTATCCGCGAGCACACCGAGACAATTCCGGGAAACTATCCCATGTTCTACAAGAATCTGTATGAAGCCATCGTGAATGGTGCCGATTTGCTGGTGAAACCGGAAGAAAGCCGTGATTGTTTGAAAGTGCTCGAAGCTTGTTTGTTAAGCGATCGGGAGCAGCGTACTATTCTTTTGTAA
- a CDS encoding DUF6807 family protein, translated as MIKNLTSLVLLYFVGLGAISAQVSIKKEQGGIWIIDGGKNVAFYQKEPMSFNAAEKRNNFLHPVMLPDGTTITENAPDDHLHHRGIFWAWHQILIDEQQVSDGWDLKNFAVDVKSIEFRRLKSGDGELQTTSFWTSPLYKNGEEAYLKEITTYTFHKQKGNYRIMHFRIRLISQVENLKLGGSQDEKGYGGFSARIKLPADVQFRSNHGNVQPENTPVQAGDYINISGSMARNGNGAGGVIIYADPNNPINTHSWILRSKESMQNAVFPGRYPVQLKQGEPLELNYTVVLYTGKVKERNILKEIELDDSQLTKE; from the coding sequence ATGATAAAAAATCTTACCAGTCTCGTACTCCTCTATTTTGTGGGACTTGGAGCCATCTCGGCACAAGTCAGTATAAAAAAAGAACAAGGCGGCATTTGGATCATTGATGGTGGAAAAAATGTAGCCTTTTACCAAAAAGAACCCATGTCGTTTAACGCAGCGGAAAAGCGGAACAACTTTCTGCACCCCGTTATGCTTCCCGACGGGACAACCATTACCGAAAACGCACCGGACGATCACCTGCATCACCGGGGAATTTTTTGGGCATGGCACCAAATCCTGATCGACGAACAGCAGGTGAGCGACGGCTGGGACTTAAAAAACTTCGCCGTTGATGTTAAAAGTATTGAATTCAGACGGTTGAAAAGCGGTGATGGTGAGTTGCAAACTACGTCATTCTGGACTTCGCCACTTTACAAAAACGGCGAAGAGGCCTACCTAAAGGAAATTACAACCTATACTTTCCACAAGCAAAAAGGAAACTACCGAATCATGCACTTTCGCATTCGCCTGATTTCGCAGGTCGAAAACCTGAAGCTTGGAGGATCGCAGGATGAAAAAGGCTACGGTGGTTTTTCAGCCCGTATTAAGTTGCCGGCTGACGTTCAATTCCGGTCGAATCATGGTAATGTGCAACCCGAAAATACGCCCGTTCAAGCCGGCGATTACATCAATATTAGCGGCTCGATGGCCCGAAACGGAAACGGAGCGGGTGGCGTAATTATTTATGCCGATCCCAACAATCCCATCAATACCCACAGCTGGATTTTACGCAGTAAAGAAAGTATGCAAAATGCTGTTTTCCCCGGCAGGTACCCGGTTCAACTAAAACAGGGAGAACCGCTGGAACTGAACTACACTGTGGTTCTGTACACCGGCAAAGTGAAAGAGCGTAACATTCTGAAGGAAATTGAACTGGATGATTCGCAGCTTACAAAAGAATAG
- a CDS encoding peptidase U32 family protein, translating into MTSNKTELLVPAGSVDSFRAAIRGGADAIYMGLKQFNARVRANNFSEDQLPAILQEAHKNKVKIYITLNTVIKQKELPRLLDFMAYLEKVGVDAIIVQDWGVFSLARQYFPKLVLHASTQMGNHNSVGVQHAAKCGFQRVVMARELTMTELEHVAQKSVLELEVFIHGALCYSFSGQCFFSSYIGGRGANRGMCSQPCRMAYTDKQEQKYLFNLKDNQQLDNLDGLQKAGIHSLKIEGRMKSADYVFQVASAYRLALDHPEQKAEAEAMLQLDFGREKTGYFLDQNVSEALAENSNTGILMGNVIRAAKSEITFFSAQELQANDRLRIRLLKSNQTVNLKLDDFWEENGRYSLPWTGKERISSGDEIYWIGRRQESFPSRLPKVPAPTVSLAFQQKTKILQQQAFRTKSTSQGSLFIRIDDTDWFPFIRAEEVECIILSLGRKQLEELNFDQKFIQKNKAKLAIELPKFIAEGQIEAWQKAIRKAEENGIQHFFLSHLSQQLLISRSSRFSCNEQVYVYNDAASKFLNSEGAQHFCYSIENDFENLKALQNRQGIVLLHTTPELFYSRMPVKLEQDKNQFKDEFSKTYTKQNKDGITIVTPDRPVNLFQYKNQLLKEGFNHFMFDLKHEVPNPKLIKKIFLNYRSGDPIQPSTIFNFKKGLQ; encoded by the coding sequence ATGACGAGCAACAAAACAGAATTATTGGTTCCGGCAGGAAGTGTCGATTCGTTTCGGGCAGCCATTCGGGGGGGCGCCGATGCCATTTACATGGGGTTGAAGCAATTTAATGCCCGAGTTCGGGCCAACAATTTCAGCGAAGACCAGCTACCGGCTATTCTGCAGGAAGCACACAAGAACAAAGTCAAAATCTACATCACCCTGAATACCGTTATCAAGCAAAAGGAATTGCCCCGATTGCTCGACTTTATGGCTTATCTCGAAAAGGTTGGCGTTGATGCCATTATCGTTCAGGACTGGGGTGTGTTTTCACTGGCTCGTCAATACTTTCCAAAACTTGTCTTGCACGCCAGCACACAAATGGGAAACCACAACTCTGTAGGGGTACAGCATGCCGCAAAATGCGGATTTCAACGAGTTGTGATGGCTCGCGAGCTAACCATGACAGAACTGGAGCATGTCGCTCAAAAATCGGTTCTCGAGCTCGAGGTTTTTATTCACGGTGCTTTGTGCTACAGCTTTTCCGGTCAGTGTTTTTTCAGTAGTTATATTGGTGGACGTGGCGCTAACCGGGGCATGTGCAGTCAACCTTGCCGCATGGCTTACACCGATAAGCAGGAGCAGAAATACCTGTTCAACCTGAAAGACAACCAACAGCTGGACAACCTTGACGGCCTGCAAAAAGCCGGAATCCATTCTCTCAAAATTGAAGGTCGGATGAAGTCGGCCGATTACGTTTTTCAGGTCGCATCAGCCTATCGTCTGGCTCTGGATCATCCCGAGCAAAAAGCCGAGGCAGAAGCGATGCTGCAACTTGACTTTGGGCGGGAAAAAACGGGCTATTTCCTGGATCAAAATGTCTCGGAGGCACTCGCCGAAAATTCGAATACCGGTATTTTAATGGGAAACGTCATTCGTGCAGCGAAATCGGAGATCACTTTTTTCAGCGCACAGGAACTCCAGGCGAATGATCGCCTGCGCATCCGTTTGCTCAAAAGCAATCAAACGGTCAACCTGAAACTGGACGACTTTTGGGAAGAAAACGGCCGCTACAGCCTCCCCTGGACCGGCAAAGAGCGAATTTCGTCAGGAGATGAAATCTACTGGATTGGGCGGCGGCAGGAATCCTTCCCTTCCCGACTGCCCAAAGTACCCGCTCCGACGGTTAGCCTGGCATTCCAGCAGAAAACAAAAATACTGCAGCAACAGGCCTTTCGCACCAAGTCGACCTCCCAAGGCAGCTTGTTTATCCGGATTGATGATACCGACTGGTTTCCGTTTATCCGCGCCGAGGAGGTCGAATGCATTATTCTTTCACTTGGGAGAAAACAGCTGGAAGAATTGAACTTTGACCAGAAATTCATTCAAAAAAATAAAGCGAAATTAGCGATCGAGCTCCCCAAATTCATTGCAGAAGGACAAATTGAAGCCTGGCAAAAGGCAATCCGAAAAGCAGAAGAGAACGGCATTCAGCATTTCTTTTTGAGCCATCTTTCGCAACAATTACTCATCAGTCGGTCGAGTCGGTTTAGTTGTAACGAACAGGTTTACGTTTACAACGATGCAGCCTCTAAATTCTTGAATTCGGAAGGAGCACAACACTTCTGCTATTCGATCGAAAATGATTTCGAGAACCTGAAGGCGCTTCAAAACAGACAGGGAATTGTACTGCTACACACCACTCCCGAGCTCTTTTATTCGCGAATGCCGGTTAAATTGGAACAGGATAAGAATCAGTTCAAGGATGAATTCAGCAAAACCTATACGAAGCAAAATAAGGACGGTATCACCATTGTGACACCCGACCGACCGGTGAACCTCTTTCAATATAAGAATCAGCTTTTAAAAGAAGGATTCAACCATTTCATGTTCGATCTGAAACACGAGGTACCGAATCCGAAACTGATCAAAAAGATATTTTTGAACTACCGTTCGGGAGACCCAATTCAGCCGTCCACTATTTTCAACTTTAAGAAGGGATTACAGTAA
- a CDS encoding PAS domain S-box protein, translating to MKTREFEIDLLKKEIDKYKARVAKLEQQADRLNSSPTNTEPVMEATESFTSLYWADFTVMYQELKKLEDAGIADLDRYLLEFPAKIEGLLKTVCLTPWNKTKKLQAENLAYFYNPILTAELIALMVHLQQEGEVLSTKVFSQTCANELWQIELNADLNGQRATGLQYIRVVVTDLNAHLEEKQAVAEGRQHLSRLLKNLQGFVYRCRYDDDYSTLFITDSAYDVTGFSANEFLYDPTVSFAKIIHPDDVAYVRSTVEKSLKKSTKFYLEYRILTKEKQVKWVGEHCIGILDERGEVVAFEGSVLDITQRKQSDISLQETEERFHNVFELSPTAIILTDLHSGIILAANEAFERITGWDKASYAGKSKEDLDVWHNPGDRVVFMKELQARGRVENHEYKLVTRSGAVRVILMSASLLKEHNRTLVMSVWTDITAQKEVAEGFKKERNFLDRIIETIPESVWIKDNNGVYINCNRHLEQYFGVRKEDVIGKTDYDFARLSLAREFRMKDMAAVKSGKPIRHQDWIIHPADGRNILWETIKSPMYDSEGNLIGLLGVSRDITEMKNVEQELIRAKNLAEEASRLKSAFLATMSHELRTPLNAIIGFSGLIDEEMPKEQIIELVGIVNDSGNHLLSIIEDIFEIALLQSKGANVEREEFSLLSLCDSMKYYLEAEIIKSEKGNLNFNVQEPDQDRKLRLYTDKNKVLQILSNLVSNAVKYSDEGLVSMTFRIEEQDIVFCVADQGIGIAEEKQKFIFERFRQADESHTREYGGVGLGLAICKEVAELLDSEIWVESELGEGAKFFFRMPGVVLKN from the coding sequence ATGAAGACAAGGGAATTTGAAATAGACCTACTTAAAAAGGAAATTGATAAGTACAAAGCCAGAGTAGCCAAGCTTGAGCAACAGGCTGATAGGCTGAATAGTTCTCCGACTAATACGGAACCTGTGATGGAAGCGACGGAGTCTTTTACCTCACTCTATTGGGCTGATTTTACCGTTATGTATCAGGAGCTGAAAAAGCTAGAAGATGCGGGCATTGCTGATTTGGATCGTTATTTACTTGAGTTCCCGGCTAAAATTGAAGGACTCCTGAAAACAGTTTGCCTTACGCCTTGGAACAAAACCAAGAAGCTTCAAGCGGAGAATCTGGCTTACTTCTATAATCCGATCCTAACAGCCGAACTCATTGCACTGATGGTGCATTTGCAGCAAGAAGGAGAGGTTTTGAGTACGAAAGTATTCAGTCAAACCTGCGCAAATGAATTGTGGCAGATTGAATTGAATGCGGATTTAAATGGCCAGAGAGCGACAGGGTTGCAATATATTCGTGTTGTTGTAACTGACTTGAACGCGCATCTCGAAGAAAAACAGGCAGTCGCAGAAGGCCGACAACATCTTTCACGACTACTCAAGAATTTGCAAGGTTTTGTTTACCGGTGCCGTTATGATGACGACTATTCGACCTTATTTATTACAGATTCGGCTTATGATGTAACCGGTTTTTCAGCCAATGAGTTCTTGTATGATCCTACCGTAAGCTTCGCTAAAATAATACATCCCGACGATGTTGCTTATGTACGTTCCACGGTGGAGAAATCGTTGAAGAAAAGCACGAAATTCTATTTGGAATACCGCATCTTGACCAAGGAAAAGCAAGTGAAGTGGGTCGGTGAACACTGCATCGGCATTTTGGACGAAAGAGGTGAAGTTGTAGCGTTTGAAGGTTCAGTTCTCGATATCACGCAACGTAAGCAATCCGACATCTCTTTGCAGGAAACAGAAGAACGTTTTCATAATGTATTTGAGTTGAGCCCAACAGCAATCATACTTACCGACCTACACTCAGGGATTATATTGGCTGCTAACGAAGCTTTTGAACGGATCACCGGATGGGATAAGGCGTCCTATGCCGGTAAATCGAAAGAAGACCTGGATGTTTGGCATAACCCGGGAGATCGGGTTGTATTTATGAAGGAACTTCAGGCCCGTGGCCGGGTTGAAAACCACGAGTATAAGCTGGTAACCCGCTCCGGTGCAGTCAGGGTTATACTGATGTCTGCGTCCTTACTTAAAGAGCACAATCGTACTTTAGTAATGTCTGTATGGACAGATATTACGGCTCAAAAAGAGGTAGCTGAAGGGTTTAAAAAGGAACGAAATTTCCTTGACCGCATTATTGAAACCATTCCTGAATCCGTGTGGATTAAGGATAATAATGGTGTGTATATTAACTGTAACCGGCATTTGGAGCAGTACTTCGGAGTGCGTAAAGAAGATGTTATTGGCAAGACCGATTACGATTTTGCCAGGCTAAGTTTAGCCCGTGAATTTCGGATGAAAGACATGGCTGCAGTAAAGTCGGGTAAACCAATTAGGCACCAGGACTGGATTATTCATCCTGCCGATGGGCGAAATATTCTTTGGGAAACGATTAAAAGCCCGATGTACGATTCCGAAGGAAATTTGATTGGTCTGTTGGGCGTTTCCCGCGATATTACAGAAATGAAAAATGTTGAGCAGGAGCTCATCCGCGCGAAAAACCTCGCAGAAGAGGCCAGCCGGTTGAAGTCTGCTTTTTTGGCAACCATGTCGCACGAGCTTCGCACGCCGTTGAATGCCATCATTGGTTTTAGTGGTTTGATTGATGAAGAAATGCCCAAGGAGCAAATTATCGAGCTGGTTGGTATAGTCAACGATAGTGGCAATCACCTGCTGAGTATTATCGAAGATATCTTTGAAATAGCCTTGCTGCAGTCGAAAGGAGCAAATGTTGAACGCGAAGAATTCTCTTTGCTATCCTTGTGCGACAGCATGAAATATTACCTGGAGGCAGAAATCATTAAAAGCGAAAAAGGAAATCTGAATTTCAATGTGCAGGAGCCGGATCAGGACCGGAAGCTGCGGTTGTACACCGATAAAAACAAGGTGTTGCAGATATTGTCCAATTTGGTGAGCAATGCAGTTAAATACAGCGATGAAGGTTTGGTTTCGATGACCTTCCGGATTGAAGAGCAGGATATTGTTTTTTGTGTTGCCGATCAGGGAATTGGAATCGCGGAGGAGAAACAAAAGTTCATTTTCGAACGCTTCCGTCAGGCTGATGAATCGCATACCCGCGAATACGGCGGAGTGGGCCTGGGTTTAGCGATCTGTAAAGAAGTTGCCGAATTGTTAGATAGCGAAATCTGGGTAGAATCTGAACTGGGAGAAGGCGCGAAGTTCTTTTTTAGAATGCCGGGAGTAGTGTTGAAAAACTAG
- a CDS encoding carboxypeptidase-like regulatory domain-containing protein, with protein sequence MSKDQRHIGHEDFRRYRENRMNEQERHAFERELQKDPFLAEAFDGYEQVDPSTFERDVLNLQQKIGRKKSSITKRVWYAAASILLLITAGTLFFLVQNKPESQEIAKLEQPGKGPNIENVAPEPEDTADTEMNAIVLLEDSAEPFQSKNSKVENNTATSTSVTIAENNAPSPKTEKEIEMLDFVDSEEEDADSPVTVQIALSQKSEELKQQEEDKNKVIRIRGVSSVSKKARSTRSFIPMKSDSIPTGFRLIKGRVIVKDDSLPIPGVTIVEQNSGNGTITDLDGNFQLLLSDSVNSPLVASFIGMKEQEFQPGDSTVLISMESDQLAMEEVVAIGYGVQTKPDTEEQIRYAHPADGMRAYRKYLEEKAILPADSPNQKVVVKLELTIAWDGSIKDISCKNDNDPNLVELATQIVSEGPAWRAKTINGNPQESVINLRVVFRK encoded by the coding sequence ATGAGCAAGGATCAAAGACATATTGGACACGAAGACTTTCGTCGCTACCGGGAAAACCGGATGAACGAACAAGAGCGCCATGCTTTTGAACGCGAGCTGCAAAAAGATCCATTCCTGGCAGAGGCGTTTGATGGCTACGAACAGGTTGATCCGAGCACTTTTGAACGAGACGTCCTGAATTTGCAGCAAAAAATAGGTCGAAAAAAATCATCGATTACCAAACGTGTTTGGTATGCTGCTGCAAGCATCCTGCTGTTAATAACCGCCGGAACACTATTCTTTCTTGTACAAAACAAACCCGAATCACAGGAAATAGCAAAACTGGAACAGCCGGGGAAAGGGCCAAATATTGAGAATGTTGCCCCTGAACCGGAAGATACGGCGGACACGGAGATGAATGCAATTGTTCTGCTTGAAGATTCAGCGGAGCCTTTCCAATCAAAAAATTCAAAAGTTGAAAACAATACCGCCACCTCCACGAGTGTAACGATAGCAGAAAACAATGCGCCAAGCCCTAAAACAGAAAAAGAAATTGAGATGCTTGATTTTGTCGATTCAGAGGAGGAAGATGCAGATAGCCCCGTGACTGTTCAAATAGCTTTATCCCAAAAATCAGAAGAATTGAAGCAACAGGAAGAGGACAAAAACAAGGTGATCCGCATTCGAGGCGTGAGCTCTGTTTCCAAAAAAGCAAGATCAACGAGAAGCTTCATTCCGATGAAGTCTGATTCCATACCGACAGGTTTCCGTTTAATTAAAGGAAGAGTTATTGTAAAAGATGACAGCCTCCCGATTCCCGGTGTAACGATTGTTGAGCAGAACAGCGGCAACGGCACGATCACCGATCTGGACGGCAATTTTCAACTATTGTTAAGCGACTCGGTCAACAGTCCGCTGGTCGCCAGTTTTATTGGCATGAAAGAGCAGGAATTCCAGCCCGGCGATTCTACAGTTCTTATCAGCATGGAATCGGATCAATTGGCTATGGAAGAAGTTGTGGCCATCGGCTATGGCGTTCAAACAAAACCGGATACCGAAGAACAAATCCGCTACGCACATCCGGCTGATGGAATGCGTGCTTACCGGAAATACCTGGAAGAAAAAGCGATTTTACCAGCCGATTCGCCGAATCAAAAAGTAGTCGTAAAACTGGAATTAACGATCGCATGGGATGGCTCAATCAAAGACATTAGTTGCAAAAATGACAATGATCCTAATTTGGTTGAACTTGCCACACAGATTGTAAGCGAAGGGCCCGCCTGGCGCGCAAAAACAATTAACGGCAACCCGCAGGAATCTGTGATAAATTTGCGTGTCGTATTCCGAAAATAG
- a CDS encoding RNA polymerase sigma factor: protein MQLNPFHLKKKQPTDGQLLQDFRQSGDLDVLGDLYARYMDLVYGLCLKHFKNREDAKDAVIQIFEKLVDEIPKHDIKSFKSWLYVVSKNYCLMELRKAKTGQLRSLADEQELANFMEKAEEWHPIDDEPNKRNEEALKACIEKLKQQQKDCIELFYFENKSYREISAALELEEQKVKSYIQNGKRMLKICLESKQ from the coding sequence ATGCAACTAAACCCTTTTCACCTAAAAAAGAAACAGCCCACCGACGGGCAACTACTCCAAGACTTCCGCCAATCGGGGGATTTGGACGTTTTAGGTGATTTGTATGCGCGCTACATGGACCTGGTGTACGGGTTGTGTTTAAAGCACTTTAAAAACCGGGAAGATGCGAAAGATGCCGTTATCCAGATTTTCGAAAAGTTAGTTGATGAAATCCCCAAACACGATATCAAATCATTTAAAAGCTGGCTTTATGTTGTATCGAAGAACTATTGCTTGATGGAACTTCGTAAAGCAAAAACAGGGCAATTGCGTTCGCTGGCCGACGAACAAGAATTGGCTAATTTTATGGAAAAAGCAGAGGAATGGCATCCTATAGACGATGAGCCGAACAAGCGAAACGAGGAAGCATTGAAAGCGTGTATTGAAAAGTTGAAGCAGCAACAAAAAGATTGTATCGAGTTGTTTTATTTTGAAAATAAAAGCTACCGCGAGATTTCTGCGGCCCTTGAACTGGAAGAACAAAAAGTAAAAAGTTATATCCAAAACGGAAAGCGGATGCTGAAAATCTGTTTGGAATCGAAACAATGA